The proteins below are encoded in one region of Bremerella sp. P1:
- a CDS encoding aminotransferase class III-fold pyridoxal phosphate-dependent enzyme produces MESKSLIAQQLLSDPRVAQATELLTAALAEHSAKLSARGPIPELTEPYQKWLDVFAQLRGNALFFPYLGSGAGQGALVELADGSVKYDMITGIGVHAMGHANTDLLPELIPAVLSDTVMQGNLQQNTESLLLSKQLVTLANQHGASLNHCFLSSSGAMANENAIKVLFQHKVGSSRILAFQNAFAGRTHLTGQVTDRPKNRVGQPLTVPVDYVPFFDASRPEESTQETLQIVERYLQRYPDAHCGFIMELVQGEGGYYSAPREYFVSLCELLKRHKVPVFFDEIQTFGRTYAPFAFQMLELDEFADVVTVGKMSQICATFFRQELNPKPGLLSQTFTSSTTAIVTARWILRKLVEGNFYGPQGRIADIHSRFVRRFEAIHAKAPDRIQGPWGIGGMIAFTPLDGSADAAKKVLHALYEAGVIAFVAGAGPARVRFLPPFLSLTDDEIENVCDILESVLLSPELNS; encoded by the coding sequence CGGTCCCATCCCGGAACTCACCGAGCCTTACCAGAAGTGGCTAGACGTATTCGCTCAGCTGCGCGGCAACGCGCTGTTCTTTCCATACCTCGGAAGTGGAGCAGGGCAGGGGGCGCTTGTCGAACTAGCGGATGGAAGCGTCAAATACGACATGATTACCGGTATTGGCGTCCACGCGATGGGACATGCCAACACGGATCTTCTGCCAGAACTCATTCCTGCGGTGCTCTCGGATACGGTCATGCAGGGAAATCTCCAACAGAACACCGAATCACTACTGCTGAGCAAACAACTGGTCACTCTCGCCAATCAACACGGGGCTTCGCTAAATCATTGCTTCTTATCCAGCAGTGGAGCCATGGCCAATGAAAACGCAATCAAAGTTCTGTTCCAACACAAAGTCGGATCAAGCCGCATTTTGGCATTCCAAAACGCGTTTGCTGGTCGGACGCACCTGACTGGCCAAGTTACCGATCGCCCTAAGAACCGGGTCGGTCAGCCTCTGACGGTACCGGTCGACTACGTTCCCTTTTTTGATGCCAGTCGTCCCGAGGAGAGCACCCAGGAGACACTGCAAATCGTTGAAAGGTATCTCCAACGTTATCCGGATGCGCACTGCGGCTTCATCATGGAACTCGTGCAAGGAGAAGGGGGCTACTATAGCGCGCCACGCGAGTACTTTGTTTCGCTCTGCGAACTGCTCAAGAGACACAAGGTTCCCGTCTTCTTCGACGAGATTCAAACGTTCGGCCGAACATACGCCCCGTTCGCGTTTCAGATGCTCGAACTCGATGAATTCGCCGACGTCGTCACGGTGGGCAAAATGTCTCAGATATGTGCGACGTTCTTTCGCCAAGAGCTCAATCCGAAGCCAGGACTATTGAGTCAGACCTTCACCTCCTCCACGACTGCGATCGTTACTGCGCGCTGGATCTTGCGGAAACTGGTTGAAGGCAATTTCTATGGTCCTCAGGGTCGCATTGCCGATATACACAGTAGGTTTGTGAGACGGTTCGAGGCAATTCATGCGAAAGCCCCAGACCGCATACAAGGCCCGTGGGGCATTGGCGGCATGATTGCTTTTACGCCGCTGGATGGCTCTGCCGACGCTGCGAAGAAAGTACTGCATGCCTTGTACGAAGCAGGCGTGATCGCGTTTGTCGCCGGAGCGGGACCAGCACGCGTACGGTTCCTGCCTCCATTTCTTTCGTTGACTGATGACGAAATTGAGAACGTCTGTGACATCCTGGAAAGTGTCCTGCTGTCTCCGGAATTGAATTCCTAG